The genome window ACGGCGGGCGGCGGGGACGGGTCCGAGGGATCCGCCGCCAGGGTCGGTCCGGCCTTGGTGGTCATGCCCGGAACTTACCCACATGGGACCCTTTTGGGATGTCTTGCGCGTCTTGTCTTCTTGTCGCCGCGCGTTCCCTCGCTCAGGCGTCGCACCAGCGCGGCGTCCTGAAGGCTTCGATGTGGCGGGCCGAACCCCAGGCCCAGGTGCCGTCGACGAGCAGGTACCACTGCCGGGTGCCGTCGACCGGCTGACCCTCGGTCCGGCAGTAGATCCTGACGATCTCGCCGTGGTGCGCGACCCGGATGATCGCGCCGCCGCGGGTGGGCGCGCTCCGCAGGATCAGACCGCTACGGGCGACGACCTCGCCCTTGACGATCTGCTTGCTCTCCCGTGGGTCCTCCTGTCCGACACCGGCGGCGGGCGTCGTGGCCGCGAACGCCAGCAGGGCGCCACCGGCAGCCGCTATACCGAACCGCATGAGCAGAATCCGCAAGGACATCTGATGCTCCTCCAGAACAAAAGGGGGCGAGTCTGACTATCCGCCACGCTAGGAGGAGGGGGGATGCGGCGCCTTCCGCACTGGGCCATAAGGGCAGCCCCGCGCCCTCAGGGGCGCGGGGAACTGCGCGACCAGCCCCCACTCACCGGCAGCCGCAATACGGCCAACGCACCCCCATCAGGAGCGTTTTCAAATCCCAATCGCGCCCCCAACACCTCCGCCTGCCCCACCGCGATGGTGAGCCCCAGCCCATGCCCCTTGGCGGAGCCCTCCGTACGAAAGCGCTGCGGCCCCTCCGCCACCAGATACCCCGGAAACCCACCCCCGTGATCCCGCACACTGACCGAGGCCCCCTCCACGGTCACCACCACCGGAGGTGCCCCGTGCTTGTGCGCGTTGGCCACCAGATTCCCCAACACCCGCTCCAGCCGCCGCCGATCCGTCTCCACCCACGCGTCCTCGGCGACACGGACCTCCGTGTCGCCGCCACTCGCGTGCGCGGCCACCCGCTCCGCCAGCACCCCGAGCCGGATCGTGTCCAGCTCCAGCCGCTCGCTCCCCGCGTCCAGCCGGGAGATCTCCAGCAGATCCTCGGTCAGTGTCCGCAGCGCGGCCACCCGGTCCCGCACCAGCTCCGTCGGCCGCCCCGCCGGCAGCAGCTCGGCCGCCGCGTGCAGCCCGGTCAGCGGCGTCCGCAGCTCATGGGCGACGTCCGCGGTGAACCGCTGCTCGCTCAGCAGCTTCCGCTGGAGCGTGGACGCCATGGTGTCGAGCGCGGCGGCCACCGCGGCCACCTCGTCGCGGTACCGCGCCGGGTCCGTCGTCCGGGGGTCGCCGACCCGCGCGTCCAGGTCGCCCGCGCTGATCCGCCGGGCCACCTGCGAGGTCGTCCGCAGCCGCCGGGTCACCCCGCTGACGCCGAGCGCGCCCACGATCAGCGTCACCCCGATCGCCAGCGCGGAGGAGCCGAGGATGGCCCGGTCGAGGTTCTCGATGGTGGCCGCGCTCTGCGCGTAGTCGATCTGTACGGCGAGAGCGCGGCCGTCGGCGGGGGCCGCCGCCCACATCGTGGGGTACCCGTCGGCGACCCCGACCATCGTGCCGCGCCGCCCGCCCACCGCCAGCTCGCGCAGCGGCTTCGGCAGCCCCCGCGCGTCGATCCCGGAGTTCGGCGGCAGCCGGTTCCCGGCCTCGTACGCCCGTACCGCCTCGTCGAGCCGGACGAGCGCCCGGGAGCGGGCGTCGCTCACGGTCCGGTTGGTGACGGAGACATGCACGAGCGCGCCGAGCAGCGCGGCCAGCCCGCAGCACATGACCGTGATGAAGGCCAGCGCCTTCCAGGTGAGCGAGGAGGTCCAGCCGGGCAGGCCGAACCGTTTCCGCGAGGTCCCCGCCGCGCTCACCGCGCACTCACCGACGGCGAGGGCGGGGCGGAGGAGAGCGGGGCGGAGCCGGAGGGGGAGGCCGAGGGGGAGGCCGAGGGGGAGGCCGAGGGGGAGCGGCTCGGCTTCGCCGACGCCCCGCCGACCCGCAGGATCTCGTCCCGGGTGAGCAGCATCGCCAACTGGTCCTCGTCCCAGGTCCACTGGGTGCGGTACTCGTAGCCGACGATCGCCGCGGGCGAGCGGATGATCACCGTACGGCCGGCCAGCTCGACCGCGAGCACCGCGTCGTCGCTGGCCAGCACCTGCACCAGCCGGTCCGCCTCGAAGGTGTACATGCGCACCGCCGTCTGGTTCCCGGGCAGCAGCCGGAACCCGAGCACCATGTCGTCGCGCCCGTCACCGGTCAGATCCCGGTAGTAGGCCTTGAGGACGGGACATCGGGCAGGGTCCCCGCCCCCGCTCCTTTCCTCGCCTCCGCCTCTTTCCTCACCCTCGCGCTCGCTCCTGCCGCACTCCGCCATCCGCGCGGCCGTCCCGCCGTAAGGGGCCGCCGACCCGGAGTACATGTCGGGGTGCGCGGCGATCTCCGCCCGTACGACGGCCACCGGGTCCACCCGGTGGATGTCCTCGCCGACTGCCCCGACGCCCTTGACGACCTCGGTCTCGGCCTCGCCGTAGTCGTAGGCGGGGGAGGAGGCGGGCGGTTCCCCGGGCCACAGCCGGGTCGGGCCGCTCGCGGTGGGGGTGGCGCCCGCGCTCACCAGACCCCCGGAGTCGCCGCAGGCACCCAGCAGCAGGGCGCAGGCCAGGGCGGCCGACGCACCGACGGCCACCCGCGCACGGTGACGGTGACGGCGACTGGGGGACACGGGACTCCTGAGGGTGTCGATACGGTCCCGTACACCCTATTCGTACCGAAGTCCTCCGCCCGCGGCACTACTCCGTCAGCTCCTCCAGCTCCTCCAGGAACCGGACCGTCGCCAGCCCGGTGCGCAGATAGTCCACGAACAGCTCGTTGTGCAGCGCCCACGGCGAACGGCGGGCGCGGACCAGCCGGATCGCCTCCTCGGCGGAGTGCCCGTCACGGATCAGCGCCTGTGCGACGACCAGACCGGACCGGTTGTACCCGCTGTAGCAGCGGACGAGGACCCGCTTGCCGTCCTCCAGCGCGTCGCACGCCGCCCGCGCCAGCCGCAGCACACCCGCCAGCTGCGTACCGTCCAGCGGCCCGTCCGGGATCGGCCACACATGGTGTTCCACGCCGTCGTCGGGCCCGTACCCCGGAAGCCGCAGCAGGGTCAGCACCAGATCGAACTCGTCGCGGACGACCGCGAATTCGATGCCCCCGGCACCGGTCCTCGGCGCGAACTCGTGCCCGCCCATCCACAGTCCGGGCACGATCTCGCTCCACGGTTCCCCCGGAGCGGGAACATCGGGTTGCATCCTGCGCGTCCGCAACGGCGCCTCCCCAAGCCCTGACGACGGGTCGTCCTCCCAAAGGTAACCGGGTTCTTGCCGATGGAGCACCCCGCCTGTTCCCATGGTCGTGGGGTGATGGTGCATGAGCGGACCGCGCGTCATACCGACCTGGCGGCACGGACAGGAGCGCCTGTACGTCTGCCGGACCGACGGGAGGACCATCGCCTGGTACGACCGCGAGGCGGGCCGGGTGAACCTGCTCAGCGAGGGGTCGAGACAGGAGGTGCTGGCCGTCCTCGGCCCGTTCCTCACCGGCCCGGTCGCGGTGGGCCCGCCACCCGTGCCCACCCCCGCCGAACTGGCCCGGCTGAGCCTTCACCCGGACGACGACCTGGCCCCCAACCGCCCGGGCGAGGCCCTGCTGATCGCCCTCGACCGAGCCCCCGGACCGCCGCGCCGGCTGCGTCCCGACCCGCGCCGCCGCGCCCTGGCCGCCGAGCGGACCGTCGGTGACGCGCTGGACCGGCTGGAGGGCGCCGGCTGGCACACCCTGCACTCCGTGCCGCTGCCCGGCGGCGACCGCATCCACCATCTGGTCGTCGGACCCGGGGGCCTGTACTGCGTCCGCTCCCTGTACGCCCGCAAGCAGCGCGTCGTCGTCACCGACCCCCTGGTCGCCGTCGGCCGCCGTGAACCCCGCGCGCTGCTGCGCGGGCTGCGTGCCGACGCCGACCGTGCCTCCTACGCCCTCACCGCCGAGGTCCGCCCCGTCCTCGCCCTCGCCGAACCCGCCTCCCTCGACATCGCCACCCCCCTGCGCGAGGTCCGCGTCCTGCGCGACACGGACCTCGCGGAACTCGCCCGCGCGGGTGGGGTGTTGAAGCCGGCGGACGTGGAGGGGCTGCACGCGACGGCCCGCGACCGACGGACATGGACCCGGGTGTAGACGGGGACGCCGGTGGGGGCGTGGACCCGGGTGCAGGCGTGGACCGTCACGGCAGTACGTGCGCGGTGTCCGGGTCCAGGAGCGGTGCCAGCAGATCGCCGTGGTCCTGGAGGCGGGGCGCGATGTCCTCGGCCCGGAACACCAGCCGGCCGGGGGAGGCGCACTCCTCGACCTCGGCCCAGGTGACCGGCGCGGAGACGGTCGGCTCGGGGCGGGCGCGCAGGGTGTAGGGCGTGGCCGTGGTCTTGCGGGCGGCGTTCTGGCTCCAGTCGACGAAGACCTTGCCGGGACGCAGACTGCGGGTCATCCGGTGCACGACCAGGCGGGGCAGCGCCTCCTCCGCCTCCACGGCCAGCGTCTTGGCGTACTCCGTCACCCGCTCCGAGGACGCCCCGCGCACCGCCGCCAGCAGATGCAGCCCCTTCGACCCGGACGTCTTCGCGTACGCCTCGATCCCGTCCGCCGCGAGCCGCTCCCGTAGCCAGCGTGCCACCTCGCAGCACTCGACGACCGTCGCGGGCGCCCCCGGATCCAGATCGAACACCAGCCGGTCGGCCTCGTCGGAGGTACGGACGGTCCACTGCGGGGTGTGGTACTCGGCGACCAGGTTCGACGCCCACATCAGGCTCGCCAGATCCTGGACCAGCACCATCCGGGCCGGGCCCTCCATCCGCCGTACCTCCGCGGTGGTGACCCAGTCCGGGAGGCCCGGCGGCACGTTCTTGGTGAAGAACACCTGGCCGCCCGGCCCGTCCGGGTAGCGCAGGAAGGAGACCGGGCGGTCGCGCAGATGCGGCAGCAGGGCGCCGGCGGTCGTGGCGTAGTAGTGCAGCAACTCGCCCTTGGTGAAGCCCGTCGCCGGGTGGAGGACCTTCTCCAGGTTGGAGAGGGCGACCCTGTGGCCCTCCACCTCGGTGATCGGTGTCATGGGAGCCAGAATCCCATTCGGTACGGAAGGGGGCAAAGGGGTCGGCGGTTGCGGGCGCCCGCCCGGAGGGGCCGGGCGCCCGACCGCCCGTCAGGCGCCGATGTACGCGGCCAAATGCTCCCCCGTGAGCGTGGAGCCGTCCGCGACGAGGTCCGCCGGGGTGCCCTCGAAGACGATCCGGCCGCCGTCGTGACCGGCGCCGGGGCCGAGGTCGATGATCCAGTCGGCATGGGCCATGACCGCCTGGTGGTGCTCGATGACGATCACCGACTTCCCGGCGTCGACCAGCCGGTCGAGCAGCCCGAGCAGCTGCTCCACATCGGCCAGGTGGAGACCCGTGGTCGGCTCGTCGAGCACGTACACCCCGCCCTTGTCACCCATGTGGGTGGCCAGCTTGAGCCGCTGCCGCTCACCGCCGGAGAGCGTGGTCAGCGGCTGGCCGAGGGTGAGATAGCCGAGCCCGACGTCCGCCATCCGCTCGATGATCCGATGGGCCGCGAGGGTGCGGGCCTCACCCTCGCCGAAGAACCGCTCCGCCTCGGTCACCGACATCGCGAGCACCTCGCTGATGTCCCGGCCGCCGAAGCGGTACTCAAGCACCGACGCCTCGAACCGCTTCCCCTCGCACTCCTCGCAGGTGGTGGCCACACTCTGCATGATCGCCAGGTCGGTGTAGATGACCCCGGCGCCGTTGCAGGTGGGGCAGGCGCCCTCGGAGTTGGCGCTGAAGAGCGCCGGCTTCACACCGTTGGCCTTGGCGAAGGCCTTGCGGATCGGGTCGGCGAGGCCGGTGTACGTCGCCGGGTTGCTGCGCCGGGAGCCCCGGATCGGGGTCTGGTCGATCGACACCACGCCCTCATCGGTGGGGATCGAGCCGTGCACCAGCGAACTCTTGCCGGACCCGGCGACCCCGGTGACGACGGTGAGCACACCGAGCGGGATGTCGACGTCGACGTCCTGGAGGTTGTTGGCCGACGCGCCCCGGATCTCCAGCCTCCCGGTGGGCTTGCGGACCGTCTCCTTCAGGGCGGCCCGGTCGCCGAGGTGCCGCCCGGTGACGGTGTCGCTCGCCCGCAGCCCCTCCAGGGTGCCCTCGAAACAGACCGTGCCCCCCGCCGTACCGGCGCCGGGGCCGAGGTCCACGACATGGTCGGCGATGGCGATCGTCTCCGGCTTGTGCTCCACGACGAGCACGGTGTTGCCCTTGTCGCGCAGCCGCAGCAGCAGGTTGTTCATCCGCTCGATGTCGTGCGGGTGCAGCCCGATGGTCGGCTCGTCGAAGACGTACGTGACATCGGTGAGCGAGGAACCGAGATGGCGGATCATCTTCGTCCGCTGCGCCTCACCGCCGGAGAGCGTGCCGGAGGCCCGGTCCAGCGAGAGATAGCCGAGGCCGATCTCCACGAACGAGTCGAGCGTGTAGTGCAGCTTGGCGAGCAGCGGCGCCACCGACGCGTCCTTGACCCCGCGCGCCCATTCGGCCAGGTCACGGATCTCCATCGCGCAGGCCTCGGCGATGTTGACCTTGCCGATCCGCGAGGAACGCGC of Streptomyces phaeolivaceus contains these proteins:
- a CDS encoding SH3 domain-containing protein, with the protein product MSLRILLMRFGIAAAGGALLAFAATTPAAGVGQEDPRESKQIVKGEVVARSGLILRSAPTRGGAIIRVAHHGEIVRIYCRTEGQPVDGTRQWYLLVDGTWAWGSARHIEAFRTPRWCDA
- a CDS encoding sensor histidine kinase, which gives rise to MSAAGTSRKRFGLPGWTSSLTWKALAFITVMCCGLAALLGALVHVSVTNRTVSDARSRALVRLDEAVRAYEAGNRLPPNSGIDARGLPKPLRELAVGGRRGTMVGVADGYPTMWAAAPADGRALAVQIDYAQSAATIENLDRAILGSSALAIGVTLIVGALGVSGVTRRLRTTSQVARRISAGDLDARVGDPRTTDPARYRDEVAAVAAALDTMASTLQRKLLSEQRFTADVAHELRTPLTGLHAAAELLPAGRPTELVRDRVAALRTLTEDLLEISRLDAGSERLELDTIRLGVLAERVAAHASGGDTEVRVAEDAWVETDRRRLERVLGNLVANAHKHGAPPVVVTVEGASVSVRDHGGGFPGYLVAEGPQRFRTEGSAKGHGLGLTIAVGQAEVLGARLGFENAPDGGALAVLRLPVSGGWSRSSPRP
- a CDS encoding protein-tyrosine phosphatase family protein; translation: MQPDVPAPGEPWSEIVPGLWMGGHEFAPRTGAGGIEFAVVRDEFDLVLTLLRLPGYGPDDGVEHHVWPIPDGPLDGTQLAGVLRLARAACDALEDGKRVLVRCYSGYNRSGLVVAQALIRDGHSAEEAIRLVRARRSPWALHNELFVDYLRTGLATVRFLEELEELTE
- a CDS encoding nuclease-related domain-containing protein; this encodes MSGPRVIPTWRHGQERLYVCRTDGRTIAWYDREAGRVNLLSEGSRQEVLAVLGPFLTGPVAVGPPPVPTPAELARLSLHPDDDLAPNRPGEALLIALDRAPGPPRRLRPDPRRRALAAERTVGDALDRLEGAGWHTLHSVPLPGGDRIHHLVVGPGGLYCVRSLYARKQRVVVTDPLVAVGRREPRALLRGLRADADRASYALTAEVRPVLALAEPASLDIATPLREVRVLRDTDLAELARAGGVLKPADVEGLHATARDRRTWTRV
- the ligD gene encoding non-homologous end-joining DNA ligase; the encoded protein is MTPITEVEGHRVALSNLEKVLHPATGFTKGELLHYYATTAGALLPHLRDRPVSFLRYPDGPGGQVFFTKNVPPGLPDWVTTAEVRRMEGPARMVLVQDLASLMWASNLVAEYHTPQWTVRTSDEADRLVFDLDPGAPATVVECCEVARWLRERLAADGIEAYAKTSGSKGLHLLAAVRGASSERVTEYAKTLAVEAEEALPRLVVHRMTRSLRPGKVFVDWSQNAARKTTATPYTLRARPEPTVSAPVTWAEVEECASPGRLVFRAEDIAPRLQDHGDLLAPLLDPDTAHVLP
- a CDS encoding ATP-binding cassette domain-containing protein, with amino-acid sequence MTKATRARTQAQSPGPHAADSHDLIRVHGARENNLKDVSIEIPKRRLTVFTGVSGSGKSSLVFDTIAAESQRLINETYSAFLQGFMPNLARPEVDVLDGLTTAITVDQQRMGSDPRSTVGTATDANAMLRILFSRLGRPHIGPPGAFSFNVASVSASGGLTVDRGADKTKTERVTFSRTGGMCTHCEGRGKVSDIDLTQLFDDSKSLSEDPFTIPTYTGDGWVVRIIAESGFFDKEKPIRRFTKKERHDLLYREPTKVKVNGVNLTYEGLIPKLQKTFLSKDRESMQPHIRAFVDRAVTFAVCPDCEGTRLGELARSSRIGKVNIAEACAMEIRDLAEWARGVKDASVAPLLAKLHYTLDSFVEIGLGYLSLDRASGTLSGGEAQRTKMIRHLGSSLTDVTYVFDEPTIGLHPHDIERMNNLLLRLRDKGNTVLVVEHKPETIAIADHVVDLGPGAGTAGGTVCFEGTLEGLRASDTVTGRHLGDRAALKETVRKPTGRLEIRGASANNLQDVDVDIPLGVLTVVTGVAGSGKSSLVHGSIPTDEGVVSIDQTPIRGSRRSNPATYTGLADPIRKAFAKANGVKPALFSANSEGACPTCNGAGVIYTDLAIMQSVATTCEECEGKRFEASVLEYRFGGRDISEVLAMSVTEAERFFGEGEARTLAAHRIIERMADVGLGYLTLGQPLTTLSGGERQRLKLATHMGDKGGVYVLDEPTTGLHLADVEQLLGLLDRLVDAGKSVIVIEHHQAVMAHADWIIDLGPGAGHDGGRIVFEGTPADLVADGSTLTGEHLAAYIGA